A region from the Mercenaria mercenaria strain notata chromosome 7, MADL_Memer_1, whole genome shotgun sequence genome encodes:
- the LOC128558801 gene encoding uncharacterized protein LOC128558801, which produces MSRIKSQSIGLCGRCLDKPGKDVTCVLYKLTRPSVCHYSLSSRQSTSNMKVTALALFALLGAIGAALGDGYGYGYGGSSGGYTYMPAYGYGQGQSAGGFGDGSFLYLIGFLFLILILFNGNLFNTTSTSSTTPITIIQG; this is translated from the exons ATGTCCCGAATTAAATCCCAGTCCATCGGGTTATGCGGAAGATGTCTGGACAAACCAGGAAAGGATGTAACATGTGTACTATATAAGTTAACCCGTCCTTCTGTTTGTCACTATTCCCTAAGTAGTCGTCAGTCAACAAG caACATGAAAGTCACAGCTCTTGCCCTTTTCGCCCTCCTCGGAGCCATCGGTGCAGCTCTCGGTGACGGGTACGGGTACGGGTACGGCGGTTCTTCTGGCGGATACACCTACATGCCGGCATACGGATACGGACAAGGACAAAGTGCGGGTGGATTTGGAGATGGCTCTTTCT tgtaCCTGATTGGGTTCTTGTTCCTCATCCTGATCCTGTTCAACGGCAACCTCTTCAACACCACATCCACCTCAAGCACCACACCAATCACCATAATCCAGGGTTAA